A region of Brevinema andersonii DNA encodes the following proteins:
- a CDS encoding methyl-accepting chemotaxis protein, which produces MAQESIGSNVNKAVARIAALWSFFFLLNTSVFVYYLMLEKKDNFIREQVSILSEIDAEATSILYFSTQNTQNAKPNFPQTLLNSWMETVSQNYIKSMPNSKAEVVLLGALGEEFYKEAFNEKNSPVLIQKYQNLSDQIILLKRMATSAIDSSFSATLSRVFLPISSGLFLIFLVFSLFIGFSLRKNLISEIAGVLDDMWKELKLMDQPADSNSHISSIFYEKAHELNNYIASLSTQIGGIKNTLLQSVDHEKPTITQDLAGDTDTREKIIYIQKLLSRLFTRAERSVSLAKASADNGFQAGILALNISIEAARSGESGRAFLSVSDRVKDFAEKSTNIGDAIMEELKDADLSIRKAYAVGKNILETLTESNPITLSEIKPFPIEPVLSELQYLSDNVSKLRNLSATFEHDHLQPITQDFSEVRELIVYSFEHLYYLCYGENVPENVYAFHSYDGKDF; this is translated from the coding sequence ATGGCTCAAGAAAGTATCGGTTCCAACGTCAACAAGGCTGTTGCTCGAATTGCTGCTTTGTGGAGTTTTTTCTTTTTGCTAAATACATCTGTGTTTGTTTATTATTTGATGCTCGAGAAAAAAGATAATTTTATCCGAGAACAGGTTAGTATATTGTCGGAAATTGATGCAGAGGCTACGTCAATTTTATATTTCAGCACACAGAACACCCAGAATGCAAAACCAAATTTTCCTCAAACGCTTTTGAATTCATGGATGGAAACCGTATCTCAAAATTATATCAAGTCTATGCCTAATTCCAAAGCTGAAGTTGTGCTGTTGGGTGCTTTAGGCGAAGAATTTTATAAAGAAGCCTTCAATGAAAAAAATTCTCCTGTTTTAATCCAAAAATATCAAAATCTCAGTGATCAAATTATCTTGCTCAAACGAATGGCTACATCAGCTATTGATTCGTCTTTTTCTGCAACTTTGTCTCGCGTGTTTTTGCCTATCAGTTCAGGTTTGTTTTTAATTTTTTTAGTTTTCAGCTTGTTTATCGGTTTTTCTCTACGTAAAAATTTAATCAGCGAAATTGCTGGCGTTCTTGACGATATGTGGAAAGAGCTTAAGCTGATGGACCAGCCTGCAGATTCTAATTCCCATATTAGTTCTATTTTTTATGAAAAGGCTCATGAGTTGAATAATTATATAGCTTCTTTGTCTACTCAAATCGGAGGTATTAAAAACACTTTACTGCAAAGCGTAGATCATGAGAAACCAACTATTACTCAAGATCTTGCTGGAGATACTGATACACGTGAAAAAATTATTTATATTCAAAAGTTATTATCTCGTTTATTCACACGTGCAGAGCGTTCTGTCTCTTTAGCCAAGGCTTCTGCAGATAATGGTTTTCAAGCTGGTATACTGGCGTTGAATATTTCGATCGAAGCGGCTCGGTCTGGTGAATCAGGCAGAGCGTTTTTATCTGTTTCCGACAGAGTTAAAGATTTTGCTGAAAAAAGTACAAATATCGGTGATGCTATTATGGAAGAATTAAAAGATGCGGATTTATCCATTAGAAAAGCTTATGCTGTTGGCAAAAATATTCTAGAAACTCTAACTGAATCTAATCCTATAACTCTTTCGGAAATAAAACCATTTCCTATAGAACCAGTCCTCTCCGAGTTACAATATTTGTCTGATAATGTTTCTAAACTTCGAAATCTATCAGCCACTTTTGAACATGATCATCTACAACCCATAACTCAAGATTTTTCCGAAGTCCGTGAATTGATTGTTTATAGTTTTGAACATCTTTATTATTTGTGTTACGGTGAAAATGTTCCTGAGAATGTTTATGCGTTTCATTCCTACGATGGGAAAGATTTTTAA
- a CDS encoding glycosyltransferase family protein codes for MEPVETFEDSKSNVWNYFPDVADTKTILLFGCALAHPTVMIRLSIFKEFSFRYDESYFGSEDFELWNRAMEFTDVCSIPEVLVRYRLHKSTSFCTPA; via the coding sequence ATGGAACCGGTAGAAACGTTTGAAGATAGCAAATCCAATGTTTGGAATTATTTTCCTGATGTTGCGGACACAAAAACAATATTGTTGTTTGGATGTGCGTTGGCTCATCCTACAGTGATGATTAGGCTTTCGATTTTTAAAGAGTTTAGCTTCCGTTATGACGAATCTTATTTCGGTTCCGAAGATTTCGAATTATGGAATAGAGCTATGGAGTTTACTGATGTCTGTTCTATTCCTGAAGTTTTAGTCAGATACCGTCTTCATAAAAGCACAAGCTTCTGTACTCCAGCTTGA